One genomic region from Prevotella sp. Rep29 encodes:
- a CDS encoding TonB-dependent siderophore receptor, translating to MKKKWKYYLLFSLFCPSLLMAQTETDSVAPMKTHELDDVTVVSRRQGTRRVSGAVNGQLITRDELFKAACCNLGESFVTNPSVDVNYSDATTGAKQIKLLGLAGTYVQMLTENMPNFRGAAMPYALGYVPGPWMKSIQVSKGCSSVKNGYESITGQINVQYLQPEDEQGLTVNLFGNTQGRVEANIDGNYHFNKHLSTELLGHYENEWGDHDSNHDGLIDQPKVRQWHLQNRWAYMGDRYIMHAGVGIMKEKRNGGQTKHHNNRYRIGMETDRYEAYMKHAFVLNKETGGNIALMASASQHELDASYGHKRYDVRQKNAYMSLIYETNIAGHHNLSSGISLNHDHLAQHLYNHTEPSVGAPLPKEIETTPGAYVQYTFNEGTWLTLMAGIRVDHSSVYGTFWTPRMHLKYSPSDLFSLRLSAGKGYRTVHALAENNFLLTSGRSLIIDDQLKQEEAWNYGVSTAWNIPLFSKTLRLNAEYYYTHFMEQTLIDYDENPLELYIRNKEGKSYSHTLQIDASYELFKGMTLLAAYRRNFVKAVYGGQLREKPLNSRYKALLSASYKTPLGLWQADVTCQLNGGGRMPEPYTTGSGELSWSRSFGAYAVLNAQVTRWFRHFSVYVGGENLTNFKQKHPIIGAADPWAKTFEPTMIWGPVMGAMFYAGIRVNIGRL from the coding sequence ATGAAAAAGAAGTGGAAATATTATTTACTTTTCAGTTTGTTCTGTCCTTCATTGTTGATGGCGCAGACGGAAACGGACAGCGTTGCGCCGATGAAGACCCACGAGTTGGATGACGTGACGGTCGTCTCACGGCGACAGGGAACGCGACGGGTCAGTGGGGCGGTAAACGGACAGCTGATTACCCGTGATGAGTTGTTCAAGGCGGCATGCTGCAACCTGGGCGAAAGTTTCGTGACCAATCCGTCGGTCGATGTCAATTACAGTGATGCCACGACGGGAGCAAAGCAAATCAAACTCTTAGGACTTGCCGGCACCTATGTGCAGATGCTGACGGAAAACATGCCCAACTTCCGCGGAGCAGCCATGCCTTACGCACTCGGATATGTGCCGGGACCCTGGATGAAAAGCATCCAGGTATCGAAAGGATGCTCGTCGGTGAAGAACGGATATGAATCCATCACGGGACAAATCAATGTGCAATACCTGCAACCGGAAGACGAGCAGGGGCTGACCGTCAACCTCTTTGGCAACACTCAGGGGCGTGTGGAAGCCAACATCGACGGCAACTATCATTTCAATAAACATCTGAGTACGGAACTGTTGGGGCACTACGAAAACGAATGGGGAGACCATGACAGCAACCATGATGGGTTGATTGACCAACCGAAAGTGAGGCAGTGGCATCTGCAAAACCGATGGGCGTACATGGGCGACCGCTATATCATGCATGCCGGTGTCGGAATCATGAAGGAAAAGCGCAACGGCGGACAGACGAAGCATCACAACAATCGTTACCGCATCGGCATGGAGACCGACCGCTATGAGGCTTATATGAAACATGCGTTCGTCTTGAACAAGGAGACGGGCGGAAACATTGCCCTAATGGCTTCCGCATCGCAGCATGAACTGGACGCTTCCTATGGGCACAAGCGCTATGATGTCAGGCAGAAAAACGCCTATATGTCGCTGATATATGAGACGAACATTGCTGGACACCACAACTTGTCTTCGGGCATAAGCCTCAATCATGATCATCTGGCACAGCACCTCTACAACCATACGGAGCCGTCTGTGGGTGCGCCGTTGCCGAAAGAAATAGAAACAACGCCCGGAGCCTACGTCCAGTACACCTTCAACGAAGGAACATGGCTGACCCTGATGGCAGGAATACGGGTTGATCACAGCAGTGTTTACGGGACGTTCTGGACTCCCCGCATGCACTTGAAGTATAGTCCGTCGGACTTGTTCAGCCTTCGTCTGAGTGCCGGAAAGGGCTATCGGACGGTTCATGCGTTGGCGGAAAACAACTTCCTTCTGACAAGCGGACGCTCACTGATTATCGACGACCAACTGAAGCAGGAGGAGGCATGGAACTATGGCGTGTCAACGGCATGGAACATCCCGCTGTTCAGCAAGACGCTCAGGTTGAATGCAGAGTATTACTATACGCACTTCATGGAGCAGACACTGATTGATTATGACGAGAATCCGCTGGAACTGTATATTAGGAACAAGGAGGGGAAATCCTATTCACACACGCTTCAGATAGATGCGTCTTACGAACTCTTCAAAGGGATGACCCTCTTGGCGGCTTATCGGCGCAATTTCGTGAAAGCCGTCTATGGCGGGCAGTTGCGTGAAAAGCCGTTGAACAGCCGCTATAAGGCACTTCTCAGCGCATCGTATAAGACACCGTTGGGGCTGTGGCAGGCGGATGTGACCTGCCAGTTGAACGGAGGTGGACGGATGCCGGAGCCATATACGACGGGCAGCGGAGAGCTGTCGTGGAGCCGTTCTTTCGGTGCATACGCAGTCCTGAATGCGCAGGTGACACGCTGGTTCCGCCATTTCTCGGTCTATGTGGGTGGTGAGAACCTGACCAACTTCAAGCAGAAGCATCCCATCATCGGAGCCGCCGACCCCTGGGCGAAGACGTTTGAGCCCACGATGATATGGGGACCGGTCATGGGAGCGATGTTCTATGCGGGCATCAGAGTTAATATTGGGAGATTATAA
- a CDS encoding heavy-metal-associated domain-containing protein, whose product MMKQTMLIIAMMFTATCGMAKDIKTVVFTTSPQMHCESCENKIKGNLRFEKGVKNIETNIEKQQVVVTYDADKTSVEKLQRGFEKIGYDAKEVKAVCKQETASDASCEKHD is encoded by the coding sequence ATGATGAAACAGACCATGTTGATAATTGCCATGATGTTCACTGCGACATGCGGTATGGCAAAGGACATAAAGACTGTGGTCTTCACGACGAGTCCGCAGATGCATTGCGAGAGTTGTGAGAACAAGATCAAGGGCAACCTGCGTTTTGAGAAAGGGGTGAAGAACATAGAGACCAATATCGAGAAACAGCAGGTGGTCGTCACCTACGATGCCGACAAGACTTCGGTCGAGAAACTGCAGCGGGGCTTTGAGAAGATAGGCTACGATGCAAAGGAAGTGAAGGCAGTATGTAAGCAGGAGACCGCCTCCGACGCTTCTTGCGAAAAACACGATTGA
- a CDS encoding Mrp/NBP35 family ATP-binding protein, protein MTLYPKLILDALATVTYPGTKKSLIESEMVAEDLHIDGMKVEFTLIFPRETDPFLKSTIKAAEAAIHYHVSKEVEVTIKQEYKSKPRPEVGKLLPQVKNVVAVSSGKGGVGKSTVAANLAISLVRLGFRVGLLDADIFGPSMPKMFGVEDARPCATRVDGRDLIEPIEKYGVRLLSIGFFVNPETATLWRGGMASNALKQLIGDANWGELDYLILDTPPGTSDIHLTLLQTLAITGAVIVTTPQEVALADARKGIDMYRNEKVNVPILGLVENMSWFTPAELPDNRYYIFGKEGGKRLAEEHQIPLLAQIPVVQGICEHADGGKPVSLDAAAQEAQMYLSLAQSVVTMVNRRNKMMNPTKIVEVKH, encoded by the coding sequence ATGACACTTTATCCGAAACTGATACTCGATGCGCTCGCAACAGTGACGTATCCGGGCACGAAAAAGAGCCTCATAGAGAGCGAGATGGTGGCAGAAGACCTGCACATCGATGGGATGAAGGTGGAGTTCACGCTCATCTTTCCCCGCGAGACCGACCCGTTTCTCAAGTCAACCATCAAGGCAGCAGAGGCTGCCATCCACTACCATGTGTCTAAAGAGGTGGAGGTGACCATCAAGCAGGAATACAAGTCAAAGCCCCGCCCCGAAGTCGGAAAGCTCTTGCCGCAGGTGAAGAACGTCGTGGCAGTGAGCAGTGGAAAGGGCGGTGTGGGCAAATCGACCGTCGCTGCCAATCTCGCCATCTCGCTCGTAAGGCTCGGCTTCCGCGTGGGACTGTTGGATGCCGACATTTTCGGACCCTCCATGCCGAAGATGTTCGGAGTGGAAGATGCCCGTCCGTGTGCCACCCGCGTCGATGGTCGCGACCTGATAGAGCCCATCGAGAAATATGGCGTGCGGCTGCTGAGCATCGGCTTCTTTGTCAATCCGGAGACGGCGACGCTGTGGCGCGGTGGCATGGCTTCGAACGCGCTCAAGCAGCTCATCGGCGATGCCAACTGGGGCGAGCTGGACTATCTCATCCTGGATACGCCGCCGGGCACGAGCGACATTCATCTGACGCTCCTCCAGACGCTTGCCATCACCGGCGCCGTCATCGTCACCACACCGCAGGAGGTGGCGCTGGCAGATGCCAGGAAGGGCATCGACATGTATCGTAACGAGAAAGTGAACGTGCCGATACTCGGACTGGTGGAGAACATGTCGTGGTTCACGCCGGCAGAGCTACCCGACAACCGCTATTACATCTTTGGAAAGGAGGGCGGCAAGCGGTTGGCAGAGGAGCATCAGATTCCCTTGCTGGCGCAGATTCCCGTCGTGCAGGGCATTTGTGAGCATGCCGACGGCGGCAAGCCGGTGTCGCTGGATGCCGCGGCGCAGGAAGCGCAGATGTATCTGTCGCTGGCGCAGTCGGTCGTGACGATGGTTAATCGACGCAACAAGATGATGAACCCGACGAAGATAGTAGAAGTGAAGCACTGA